From a region of the Streptomyces sp. NBC_00193 genome:
- the corA gene encoding magnesium/cobalt transporter CorA, whose translation MIVDCAMYREGRRSAAPDDFSDALDEARATGDAFLWVGMHEPTEKEFEHVSQEFGLHPLAVEDALTAHQRPKLEVYDDSLFVVLKPVMYDEASDTVSAGELMLFIGDSFVVTVRHGEGAALAAVRHRLEHEPEVLKHGPTAVLYAVSDAVVDHYIEVAAELQADLEELEAEVFSPNPSDSKNTAARIYGFKRQVLEFRRATSPLLAPMDRLAFGNVPFVHEHAQPFFRDVADHLTKANEYIEGLDRLLSDALAAHLAQMGVRQNDDMRKISAWAAMAAVPTMVAGIYGMNFEHMPELKHRWGYPLVVLVMVAMCLGLHRMFKRRGWL comes from the coding sequence GTGATTGTGGACTGCGCCATGTACCGCGAAGGCCGCCGCTCCGCGGCGCCCGACGACTTCTCCGATGCCCTCGACGAGGCGCGGGCCACCGGTGACGCCTTCCTCTGGGTGGGCATGCACGAGCCCACGGAGAAGGAATTCGAGCACGTCAGCCAGGAGTTCGGGCTGCACCCGCTGGCGGTGGAGGACGCGCTGACCGCGCACCAGCGGCCGAAGCTGGAGGTCTACGACGATTCGCTGTTCGTGGTCCTCAAGCCGGTGATGTACGACGAGGCATCCGACACGGTGAGCGCGGGCGAGCTGATGCTCTTCATCGGCGACTCCTTCGTCGTCACGGTCCGGCACGGCGAGGGGGCCGCGCTGGCGGCCGTGCGCCACCGGCTGGAGCACGAGCCCGAAGTGCTCAAGCACGGCCCGACGGCGGTGCTGTACGCGGTCTCGGACGCGGTGGTGGACCACTACATCGAGGTGGCCGCCGAGCTCCAGGCGGATCTGGAGGAGCTGGAGGCGGAGGTCTTCTCCCCGAATCCCTCGGACAGCAAGAACACCGCCGCCCGGATCTACGGGTTCAAGCGGCAGGTGCTGGAGTTCCGCCGGGCCACGAGTCCGCTGCTCGCGCCGATGGACCGGCTCGCCTTCGGGAACGTGCCCTTCGTGCACGAGCACGCCCAGCCGTTCTTCCGCGACGTCGCCGACCACCTGACGAAGGCGAACGAGTACATCGAGGGCCTGGACCGGCTGCTCTCGGACGCGCTGGCCGCGCACCTGGCGCAGATGGGCGTCCGGCAGAACGACGACATGCGCAAGATCTCGGCCTGGGCCGCCATGGCGGCGGTGCCGACGATGGTGGCGGGGATCTACGGCATGAACTTCGAGCACATGCCGGAGCTCAAGCACCGGTGGGGCTATCCGCTGGTGGTGCTGGTGATGGTGGCCATGTGTCTGGGCCTGCACCGGATGTTCAAGCGCCGCGGCTGGCTCTGA
- a CDS encoding helix-hairpin-helix domain-containing protein: MSDTAAADAAAAEAPAPAAAPTPEPPADPADATGEDTAATPDAEAADPAADHAPAAPEDTSDGESTVADGSDEGEAADPEGGPGAEPRHAAEPHIGTAGRGGVGESPAGPTDDTDAEAGAAAGTAVADGAAEAAPQLSEAAAELAAQKIERERIARRKAEREAPVEAGAKLSGTAADLLAAVRAVESGGKPPAAFTAPPAPRTPSPAPAPAPARTPASAPTPAPAPQAAAPSPDAVQAVRAVLARGGAPEALAPQTAVVLGEDAAAQLAESPWRLLAVAGVRPTQADGFARALLGAEATGPGDERRAAALVGWLLAQAAAKGHTVLEAPTLESALAQYGVPDPAHALEAAVGEGAALAFEEPVGPPVEESADGEEQPVRILVGLEGSAMAEESLAEGLARLANTFTDPADWDKAATGTGAELIRAAAGHGLVTHTGGEAARAEPRALLAAAREFGLRACLAAHAPAEGAVTVAGLLSGAEGPGRDADGQFALDLLIVLDAPQLDVETAAVLVESVPDGARLVLSGDPAVLGSAGPGRVFADVLAARACPQLVSRIPDPGPVGELVSGIAVGELNQVDAPGKEVVIVPVRDAGEAVHRTVQLVAESVPRAFGIPADAVQVITPGHGGPAGTRALNAALKERLNPGPGRFGGFDPGDRVVHVPSAGRALPARVVSADAQGLHLAGAAGARIVVPKERVESQVRHGWAVTAHQAVGSRWPATVVVLPGDAAQALTRDWVYTAFGRAERHLSVVHGVDQALPRAVAEVPAKPRTTRLAGLLRALVESASAQPE, encoded by the coding sequence GTGAGCGACACCGCCGCCGCCGACGCCGCTGCCGCGGAGGCCCCGGCGCCCGCCGCTGCCCCCACCCCGGAGCCCCCGGCAGACCCCGCGGACGCCACCGGCGAGGACACAGCCGCCACGCCCGACGCCGAAGCCGCGGACCCGGCGGCGGACCACGCCCCGGCAGCCCCCGAGGACACCTCCGACGGAGAGTCAACCGTCGCGGACGGCTCAGACGAGGGCGAAGCCGCGGACCCGGAGGGGGGTCCGGGGGCGGAGCCCCGCCACGCGGCGGAGCCGCATATCGGCACTGCGGGAAGGGGCGGGGTGGGGGAAAGCCCCGCAGGGCCCACCGACGACACTGACGCGGAAGCGGGAGCCGCCGCTGGAACCGCCGTCGCGGACGGGGCCGCCGAGGCCGCGCCTCAGCTCAGCGAAGCCGCGGCGGAACTGGCCGCCCAGAAGATCGAGCGGGAGCGCATCGCCCGCCGCAAGGCGGAGCGCGAAGCCCCCGTGGAGGCCGGCGCCAAGCTCAGCGGCACGGCCGCCGACCTGCTGGCCGCCGTACGGGCCGTGGAGAGCGGTGGCAAGCCCCCCGCTGCGTTCACCGCGCCCCCGGCGCCCCGTACGCCGTCCCCCGCGCCCGCGCCCGCCCCGGCGCGCACCCCGGCATCCGCACCCACCCCCGCACCCGCGCCGCAGGCCGCCGCCCCCTCCCCCGACGCCGTCCAGGCGGTCCGGGCCGTCCTGGCGCGGGGCGGAGCCCCCGAGGCCCTCGCCCCGCAGACCGCCGTCGTCCTCGGCGAGGACGCCGCCGCGCAGCTCGCCGAGTCCCCCTGGCGGCTGCTGGCCGTCGCCGGGGTCCGGCCGACGCAGGCCGACGGGTTCGCCCGCGCCCTGCTCGGCGCCGAGGCGACCGGCCCCGGGGACGAGCGGCGGGCCGCCGCCCTGGTGGGCTGGCTGCTGGCACAGGCCGCCGCCAAGGGCCACACCGTGCTGGAGGCCCCCACCCTGGAGTCGGCCCTCGCCCAGTACGGCGTGCCGGACCCCGCCCACGCCCTGGAGGCGGCCGTCGGCGAGGGCGCCGCGCTGGCCTTCGAGGAGCCGGTCGGTCCGCCCGTCGAGGAGTCCGCCGACGGGGAGGAGCAGCCCGTACGGATCCTGGTGGGCCTGGAGGGCTCCGCCATGGCCGAGGAGAGCCTCGCCGAGGGCCTGGCCCGGCTCGCCAACACCTTCACGGACCCCGCCGACTGGGACAAGGCCGCCACCGGCACGGGCGCGGAGCTGATCCGCGCCGCCGCCGGGCACGGCCTGGTCACCCACACCGGCGGGGAGGCCGCCCGCGCCGAGCCCCGCGCACTCCTCGCGGCGGCCCGGGAGTTCGGCCTGCGGGCCTGTCTGGCCGCGCACGCGCCCGCCGAGGGGGCCGTCACCGTGGCGGGTCTGCTGTCCGGCGCCGAGGGCCCGGGCCGGGACGCGGACGGGCAGTTCGCGCTGGACCTGCTCATCGTCCTGGACGCCCCGCAGCTGGACGTGGAGACGGCTGCCGTGCTGGTGGAGTCCGTCCCCGACGGGGCCCGCCTGGTGCTGTCCGGCGACCCCGCGGTGCTCGGCTCCGCGGGTCCCGGCCGGGTCTTCGCCGATGTCCTCGCGGCCCGCGCCTGCCCGCAGCTCGTCTCCCGGATCCCGGACCCGGGCCCGGTCGGCGAGCTGGTCTCCGGCATCGCGGTCGGCGAGCTGAACCAGGTCGACGCCCCCGGCAAGGAGGTCGTCATCGTCCCGGTCCGCGACGCCGGGGAGGCGGTGCACCGCACCGTGCAGCTGGTGGCCGAGTCGGTGCCCCGCGCCTTCGGGATCCCGGCGGACGCCGTCCAGGTGATCACCCCGGGCCACGGCGGCCCGGCGGGCACCCGCGCGCTCAACGCGGCCCTCAAGGAGCGGCTGAACCCGGGCCCCGGCCGGTTCGGCGGCTTCGACCCCGGTGACCGGGTGGTCCACGTGCCCTCCGCCGGGCGGGCGCTGCCGGCCCGGGTGGTGTCGGCCGACGCGCAGGGGCTGCACCTGGCCGGAGCCGCGGGCGCGCGGATCGTCGTACCGAAGGAGCGGGTGGAGTCGCAGGTGCGGCACGGCTGGGCGGTGACGGCGCACCAGGCCGTCGGTTCGCGCTGGCCCGCGACGGTCGTCGTACTGCCCGGGGACGCGGCCCAGGCCCTGACCCGGGACTGGGTGTACACGGCCTTCGGCCGGGCCGAGCGGCACCTGTCGGTGGTGCACGGGGTGGACCAGGCACTGCCGCGCGCGGTCGCCGAGGTGCCGGCGAAGCCCCGTACGACCCGCCTGGCGGGCCTGCTGCGGGCCCTCGTGGAGTCTGCGTCGGCGCAGCCCGAGTAA
- a CDS encoding ferritin-like domain-containing protein has product MLSARSLFQEIVENDDSFQLFCSIAASGESQGGWENARIAALVPDGMRDLAPKITRHGADEDKHGRIFNALLRKRGLPPVPVPPETDYTMLLERRGIGLAHEKLRRDEPLTERDITVYLAHSRVTEQRAADQMDMLVKNFGDHPEVGKAIRMISHDEDNHLAYCHEELLRLAREGHGRTIQQVLRESALVEIGVYRDVSLAVMGHMGRLLHWPAPKAAALAAGIRGMYAYERLAGWHRMVSLRQPARSNALGGPVTTAAELA; this is encoded by the coding sequence ATGCTCTCTGCCCGCAGCCTGTTCCAGGAGATCGTCGAGAACGACGACTCCTTCCAGCTGTTCTGTTCCATCGCCGCCAGCGGGGAGTCCCAGGGCGGCTGGGAGAACGCCCGGATCGCGGCCCTGGTCCCGGACGGCATGCGCGATCTCGCACCCAAGATCACCCGGCACGGAGCCGACGAGGACAAACACGGCCGGATCTTCAACGCCCTGCTGCGCAAGCGCGGCCTGCCGCCCGTTCCGGTCCCGCCCGAGACCGACTACACGATGCTGCTGGAGCGCCGCGGCATCGGCCTCGCGCACGAGAAGCTCCGCCGCGACGAACCCCTGACCGAGCGCGACATCACCGTCTACCTCGCGCACAGCCGGGTCACCGAACAGCGCGCCGCCGACCAGATGGACATGCTGGTCAAGAACTTCGGAGACCACCCCGAGGTCGGCAAGGCCATCCGCATGATCAGCCATGACGAGGACAACCACCTCGCCTACTGCCACGAGGAGCTGCTGCGCCTCGCCCGGGAGGGCCACGGCCGCACCATCCAGCAGGTGCTGAGGGAGAGCGCGCTCGTCGAGATCGGCGTCTACCGGGACGTGAGCCTGGCCGTCATGGGGCACATGGGGCGGCTCCTGCACTGGCCCGCACCGAAGGCGGCCGCGCTGGCCGCCGGGATCCGGGGGATGTACGCGTACGAGAGGCTGGCCGGCTGGCACCGGATGGTCTCCCTGCGCCAGCCGGCCCGCTCGAACGCGCTGGGCGGCCCGGTGACCACGGCGGCCGAGCTCGCGTAG
- a CDS encoding LLM class F420-dependent oxidoreductase — protein sequence MRLGINLGYWGAGMDADNLAVAQEADRLGYDVCWAAEAYGSDAPTVLAWVAAQTERIDVGSAILQIPARQPAMTAMTAATLDSLTKGRFRLGLGVSGPQVSEGWYGVKFDKPLARTREYVEIVRKAMTRERLSYEGEHWTLPLPGGPGKPLKLTVHPEREHIPLYIAAIGPKNLEQTGEIADGALLIFPAAEHLEATALTHIRAGREKAGLTMDGFDVCPTVPLALGEDVAGLADMFRPYTALYVGGMGSRKQNFYNQLAQRMGYEKEAAEIQDKYLAGDKQGAAAAVPHSLIDSTTLLGTVERIADGMRAYAEAGVTTLTLAPAGFTLEERTAALRAGVEAMELAGLA from the coding sequence ATGCGGCTCGGCATCAATCTCGGCTACTGGGGCGCTGGCATGGACGCCGACAACCTGGCCGTCGCGCAGGAGGCCGACCGGCTCGGCTACGACGTCTGCTGGGCCGCGGAGGCCTACGGCTCCGACGCGCCGACCGTGCTCGCCTGGGTCGCGGCCCAGACCGAGCGCATCGACGTCGGCTCCGCGATCCTGCAGATCCCGGCCCGTCAGCCCGCCATGACGGCCATGACGGCCGCCACCCTCGACTCCCTCACCAAGGGCCGCTTCCGGCTCGGCCTCGGCGTCTCCGGACCGCAGGTCTCCGAGGGCTGGTACGGCGTGAAGTTCGACAAGCCGCTCGCGCGGACCCGCGAGTACGTGGAGATCGTCCGCAAGGCGATGACCCGCGAGCGGCTCTCGTACGAGGGCGAGCACTGGACGCTGCCGCTGCCCGGCGGCCCGGGCAAGCCGCTCAAGCTGACCGTGCACCCCGAGCGCGAGCACATTCCGCTCTACATCGCCGCCATCGGGCCCAAGAACCTGGAGCAGACCGGCGAGATCGCCGACGGCGCCCTGCTGATCTTCCCGGCCGCCGAGCACCTGGAGGCCACCGCCCTCACCCACATCCGGGCGGGCCGCGAGAAGGCCGGGCTGACGATGGACGGCTTCGACGTCTGCCCGACCGTGCCGCTGGCCCTCGGCGAGGACGTGGCCGGGCTCGCCGACATGTTCCGTCCGTACACCGCCCTGTACGTGGGCGGCATGGGCAGCCGCAAGCAGAACTTCTACAACCAGCTGGCCCAGCGCATGGGCTACGAGAAGGAAGCCGCCGAGATCCAGGACAAGTACCTGGCCGGCGACAAGCAGGGCGCGGCCGCCGCGGTCCCGCACTCGCTGATCGACTCCACCACCCTGCTGGGCACGGTCGAGCGCATCGCCGACGGGATGCGGGCCTACGCCGAGGCCGGGGTCACCACCCTGACGCTCGCCCCGGCCGGCTTCACCCTGGAGGAGCGCACCGCCGCCCTGCGCGCCGGCGTGGAGGCCATGGAGCTGGCCGGACTGGCCTGA
- a CDS encoding chaplin, whose amino-acid sequence MRRQVQVTGRKTLITMAAAGGLLALGGGYAHADSGASGRAAHSPGLLSGNALEAPVDAPLNACGNTVTVVGALNPAFGNHCANLPGRPGHPQHPTHPQHPNHPEHPGNPHEPCDEDTGPGHPEHPGGPGGNGNPGGPGGNGNPGGPGGNGNPGGPGGNGTPGGPGGPGGNGTPGGPGGNGNPGGPGGNGTPGGPGAGQQPGTPAGPGAGTGTAPGTGSVTPVTHPAQGTGTGTGTGSTPAGGLAATGSGDVLTAGLPLAAGMLLAGAVLYRRARNAA is encoded by the coding sequence ATGCGACGACAGGTACAGGTCACCGGCAGGAAGACCTTGATCACCATGGCGGCCGCGGGGGGTCTGCTCGCGCTCGGAGGGGGCTACGCACACGCGGACTCCGGCGCCTCCGGCCGTGCCGCACACTCACCGGGACTGCTGTCCGGGAACGCCCTCGAGGCCCCCGTGGACGCACCGCTGAACGCCTGCGGGAACACGGTGACGGTGGTGGGGGCCCTGAACCCGGCCTTCGGGAACCACTGCGCGAACCTCCCGGGCCGCCCGGGACACCCGCAGCACCCGACCCACCCCCAGCACCCGAACCACCCCGAACACCCGGGCAACCCGCACGAACCGTGCGACGAGGACACCGGCCCGGGGCATCCGGAACACCCGGGTGGTCCCGGCGGCAACGGGAATCCGGGTGGTCCCGGCGGCAACGGGAATCCCGGCGGTCCGGGTGGGAACGGCAATCCCGGTGGACCGGGCGGCAACGGGACCCCGGGCGGACCGGGCGGTCCCGGCGGTAACGGGACCCCGGGCGGTCCGGGTGGCAACGGCAATCCCGGCGGTCCCGGGGGCAACGGCACCCCCGGCGGTCCGGGTGCCGGGCAGCAGCCCGGAACTCCCGCCGGACCCGGCGCGGGTACCGGTACGGCTCCCGGCACCGGTTCGGTGACCCCGGTGACGCACCCCGCCCAGGGGACCGGCACCGGGACGGGAACGGGTTCGACCCCGGCCGGGGGACTCGCCGCCACGGGCTCCGGTGACGTCCTCACCGCCGGACTGCCCCTGGCCGCGGGCATGCTGCTGGCCGGCGCCGTGCTCTACCGCCGGGCGCGCAACGCAGCCTGA
- a CDS encoding DUF5703 family protein: MSEYEFVDLYVPRGVPRQETTRLLTEHAEYGHWELDRLTLLRDGSRRVRLRRRIIRQVRATW; this comes from the coding sequence ATGTCGGAATACGAATTCGTCGACCTGTACGTGCCCCGCGGGGTTCCACGTCAGGAAACGACCCGCCTGCTGACCGAACACGCCGAGTACGGGCACTGGGAGCTCGACCGGCTGACCCTGCTTCGGGACGGCAGTCGCCGTGTGCGACTGCGCCGCCGGATCATCCGTCAGGTCCGCGCGACCTGGTGA
- a CDS encoding aldo/keto reductase gives MEQRHLGRTGLRVSRIGLGTLTWGRSADGPDEAEAAAQLKTFWNAGGTLVDTADVYGGGEAEYLLGQLIGSVVPRRDLVIATKAGGVADPDRRFDASRGHLLAALDDSLSRLDTDYVDLWQVHAFDPWTPLEETLQALDIAVSSGRARYAGVSNFSGWQLAKAATWQLAAPGVRTRLASTQMEYSLLQRGVEREVVPAALDLGLSLLPSSPLGRGVLTGKYRSGTPADSRGASETLAAFVDPYLDEAASRIVDAVATAAHGLAVTPLHVALAWVRDRPGVAAPIVGARTSAQLGQALSVEALSLPEEIRQALDDVSAPVHRYPDQDWSTL, from the coding sequence ATGGAGCAGAGGCATCTCGGCCGCACCGGACTGCGCGTCTCCCGGATCGGTCTCGGCACACTGACCTGGGGCCGGTCGGCGGACGGACCGGACGAGGCGGAAGCGGCCGCTCAGTTGAAGACGTTCTGGAACGCGGGCGGCACGCTCGTGGACACCGCCGACGTGTACGGGGGCGGGGAGGCCGAGTACCTCCTCGGGCAGTTGATCGGTTCCGTGGTCCCGCGGCGGGACCTGGTGATCGCGACCAAGGCGGGCGGGGTCGCGGACCCGGACCGCCGTTTCGACGCATCGCGCGGCCATCTCCTCGCCGCCCTGGACGATTCCCTGTCCCGTCTGGACACGGACTACGTCGACCTCTGGCAGGTCCACGCCTTCGACCCCTGGACCCCGCTGGAGGAGACCCTCCAGGCCCTGGACATCGCGGTGAGCAGCGGCCGGGCCCGGTACGCGGGCGTGTCGAACTTCAGCGGCTGGCAGCTCGCCAAGGCGGCGACCTGGCAGCTCGCGGCGCCGGGCGTACGGACCCGGCTGGCCTCGACGCAGATGGAGTACTCCCTGCTCCAGCGCGGCGTGGAACGGGAGGTGGTCCCGGCGGCCCTGGACCTGGGCCTGTCCCTCCTCCCGTCCTCCCCCCTCGGCCGGGGCGTCCTGACGGGCAAGTACCGGTCGGGCACCCCCGCGGACTCCCGGGGCGCCTCGGAGACCCTGGCCGCCTTCGTGGACCCCTACCTGGACGAGGCGGCGAGCCGGATCGTGGACGCGGTGGCCACGGCCGCCCACGGCCTCGCGGTGACCCCGCTCCACGTGGCCCTGGCGTGGGTCCGGGACCGCCCCGGGGTGGCCGCGCCGATCGTCGGCGCGCGCACGTCGGCGCAGCTCGGGCAGGCCCTGTCGGTGGAGGCCCTTAGTCTTCCGGAGGAGATCCGCCAAGCGCTGGACGACGTCTCGGCGCCCGTCCACCGCTACCCCGATCAGGACTGGAGCACCTTGTGA
- a CDS encoding histidine phosphatase family protein has translation MATLILVRHGRSTANTAGLLAGWTPGVTLDEHGAAQAAALPGRLAAVPLAAAVTSPLERCAETLAPLLAARPGLALHTDERIGECHYGDWSGRKLSELSEEPLMRIVQQHPSAAAFPGGESMRAMQARAVDAVRDWNARIEEEHGTDAVYLMCSHGDIIKSLVADALGMHLDLFQRIHVDPCSVTAIRYTPTRPFLLRLGDTGDFASFAPREKASPDAAAAQDDAEAVGEAVVGGGAGAV, from the coding sequence ATGGCCACGCTGATCCTCGTACGACACGGGCGGTCCACCGCCAACACCGCAGGGCTGCTCGCCGGATGGACCCCGGGGGTGACCCTCGACGAGCACGGAGCCGCACAGGCCGCCGCGCTGCCCGGGCGGCTCGCCGCCGTGCCCCTCGCCGCAGCCGTCACCAGCCCGCTGGAGCGGTGCGCCGAGACCCTGGCCCCGCTGCTGGCGGCCCGGCCCGGACTCGCCCTGCACACCGACGAGCGGATCGGCGAGTGCCACTACGGCGACTGGTCGGGCCGCAAACTCTCGGAACTGTCCGAAGAACCGCTCATGCGCATCGTCCAGCAGCACCCCTCGGCCGCCGCCTTCCCCGGCGGCGAGTCCATGCGCGCCATGCAGGCCCGCGCCGTCGACGCCGTCCGCGACTGGAACGCGCGGATCGAGGAGGAGCACGGCACCGACGCCGTGTACCTGATGTGCTCGCACGGCGACATCATCAAGTCCCTTGTCGCGGACGCCCTCGGCATGCACCTGGACCTCTTCCAGCGGATCCACGTCGACCCCTGCTCGGTCACCGCGATCCGCTACACGCCGACCCGGCCCTTCCTGCTCCGGCTCGGCGACACCGGCGACTTCGCCTCCTTCGCACCCCGCGAAAAGGCCTCGCCGGACGCCGCGGCCGCCCAGGACGACGCGGAAGCGGTCGGCGAGGCGGTCGTAGGGGGTGGTGCGGGCGCGGTGTGA
- a CDS encoding M20/M25/M40 family metallo-hydrolase, which yields MSESGAGRTVSGEDEVVDLCRDLIRIDTSNYGDHSGPGERKAAEWVAEQLAEVGLEPQIFESHKGRASTVARIEGEDPSRPALLIHGHTDVVPANAADWTYDPFAGEIADGCVWGRGAVDMKDMDAMTLAVVRDRMRSGRKPPRDIVLAFLADEEAGGTYGARYLVDKHPDLFEGVTEAIGEVGGFSFTVNENLRLYLVETAQKGMHWMRLTVEGTAGHGSMTNNDNAITELCEAVGRLGRHTWPVRVTKTVRHFLDELSDALGTPLDPDDMDATLAKLGGIAKMVGATLRNSAAPTMLGAGYKVNVIPGQATAHVDGRFLPGYEEEFFADLDRILGPRVKREDVHADKALETAFDGKLVDAMQTALKAHDPIARAVPYMLSGGTDAKSFDDLGIRCFGFAPLQLPPELDFAGMFHGVDERVPVEGLKFGVRVLDRFIDES from the coding sequence GTGAGCGAATCGGGCGCGGGCAGGACCGTCTCCGGCGAGGACGAGGTCGTCGACCTCTGCCGGGACCTCATCCGGATCGACACCAGCAACTACGGGGACCACTCGGGGCCCGGCGAGCGCAAGGCGGCCGAGTGGGTCGCCGAGCAGCTCGCCGAGGTCGGGCTGGAGCCGCAGATCTTCGAATCGCACAAGGGGCGCGCCTCGACCGTGGCGCGGATCGAGGGCGAGGACCCCTCGCGGCCGGCGCTGCTGATCCACGGGCACACCGACGTGGTCCCGGCCAACGCCGCCGACTGGACCTACGACCCCTTCGCGGGCGAGATCGCCGACGGCTGCGTGTGGGGCCGCGGCGCGGTCGACATGAAGGACATGGACGCGATGACGCTGGCCGTCGTGCGCGACCGCATGCGCAGCGGCCGCAAGCCCCCGCGCGACATCGTGCTGGCCTTCCTCGCCGACGAGGAGGCGGGCGGCACCTACGGCGCCCGGTACCTCGTCGACAAGCACCCCGACCTCTTCGAGGGGGTGACGGAGGCGATCGGCGAGGTCGGCGGCTTCTCCTTCACCGTGAACGAGAACCTGCGGCTGTACCTGGTGGAGACCGCCCAGAAGGGCATGCACTGGATGCGCCTGACGGTGGAGGGCACCGCCGGCCACGGGTCCATGACCAACAACGACAACGCCATCACGGAGCTCTGCGAGGCCGTGGGGCGCCTGGGCCGCCACACCTGGCCGGTGCGGGTCACCAAGACCGTCCGGCACTTCCTGGACGAGCTCTCGGACGCGCTGGGCACCCCGCTCGACCCGGACGACATGGACGCCACGCTCGCCAAGCTCGGCGGCATCGCCAAGATGGTCGGCGCGACCCTGCGCAACTCCGCCGCCCCGACCATGCTCGGCGCCGGCTACAAGGTCAACGTCATCCCCGGCCAGGCCACCGCCCACGTGGACGGCCGCTTCCTGCCGGGCTACGAGGAGGAGTTCTTCGCCGACCTCGACCGGATCCTCGGGCCGCGCGTGAAGCGCGAGGACGTCCACGCGGACAAGGCGCTGGAGACGGCCTTCGACGGCAAGCTCGTGGACGCCATGCAGACCGCCCTGAAGGCGCACGACCCGATCGCCCGCGCGGTCCCGTACATGCTCTCCGGCGGTACGGACGCCAAGTCCTTCGACGACCTCGGGATCCGCTGCTTCGGCTTCGCCCCGCTCCAGCTTCCGCCCGAGCTGGACTTCGCCGGGATGTTCCACGGGGTGGACGAGCGGGTGCCGGTGGAGGGTCTGAAGTTCGGCGTCCGGGTGCTCGACCGGTTCATCGACGAGTCCTGA
- a CDS encoding DUF3090 domain-containing protein, which yields MPRQVFLYDPPDRFVAGTVGLPGRRTFFLQASTGPRVTSVSLEKTQVAALAERMEELLDEVVRRTGGNAPVPAVAPAEATDTAPLDVPVEEEFRVGTMALAWDGEDQRMIVEAQALVELDADSEEDLAEAEERLLQDEENGPPMLRVRLTGAQARAFTKRALDVVNAGRPPCPLCSLPLDPEGHVCPRQNGYRRQA from the coding sequence GTGCCCCGTCAGGTGTTCCTCTACGACCCACCGGACCGTTTCGTGGCCGGCACGGTCGGCCTGCCTGGACGCCGTACGTTCTTCCTGCAGGCCTCCACCGGCCCCCGCGTCACCTCCGTCTCCCTGGAGAAGACCCAGGTGGCGGCGCTCGCGGAGCGGATGGAAGAACTGCTGGACGAGGTCGTACGGCGCACCGGGGGCAATGCCCCCGTCCCGGCCGTGGCCCCCGCCGAGGCGACCGACACCGCCCCCCTCGACGTCCCCGTCGAGGAGGAGTTCCGCGTCGGCACCATGGCCCTGGCCTGGGACGGCGAGGACCAGCGCATGATCGTCGAGGCGCAGGCCCTGGTGGAACTCGACGCCGACTCGGAGGAGGACCTCGCCGAGGCGGAGGAGCGGCTGCTCCAGGACGAGGAGAACGGTCCGCCGATGCTCCGCGTCCGCCTCACCGGCGCCCAGGCCCGGGCCTTCACCAAGCGGGCCCTGGACGTGGTCAACGCCGGCCGGCCGCCGTGCCCGCTGTGCAGCCTCCCGCTGGACCCCGAAGGGCACGTCTGCCCGCGCCAGAACGGCTACCGGCGCCAAGCATGA
- the chpH gene encoding chaplin ChpH, translated as MLKKVAAAAAVTGGLVLAGAGLAVADAGAQGAAIGSPGVLSGNVVQVPVHVPVNVCGNTISVIGLLNPAFGNTCVNA; from the coding sequence ATGCTCAAGAAGGTTGCCGCCGCTGCGGCTGTCACCGGTGGTCTGGTTCTCGCGGGTGCGGGTCTGGCTGTCGCCGACGCTGGTGCCCAGGGTGCGGCCATCGGTTCGCCCGGTGTCCTGTCCGGCAACGTCGTCCAGGTTCCGGTTCACGTTCCCGTGAACGTCTGCGGTAACACGATCTCCGTGATCGGCCTGCTGAACCCGGCCTTCGGCAACACCTGCGTCAACGCCTGA